The following are encoded together in the Coleofasciculus sp. FACHB-T130 genome:
- a CDS encoding helix-turn-helix domain-containing protein encodes MKKYDFQEWLNAKISDDPEVILAGKLEYLRLYLTDAMRELRTQAGLTQAQLAEKLGVKQAAVSKLESALKDHELESVLHYLHTLGADLLVAVKQGDELYQVSDNEEVVLVDLGAEVVQLAEAEGMSLREYVQAAVRHFSHKGVSVIKSVTAFLESDDSVAVRVRERLGARSLSEIAAELEKCLTIPEEDDRLCAVKNLLAGSVAAVGTNRNSSDDNDEIELLDLAESLLEKLADVLQ; translated from the coding sequence ATGAAAAAGTACGACTTTCAAGAATGGCTCAACGCGAAAATTAGCGATGACCCAGAGGTAATTCTGGCGGGTAAGTTGGAATACCTGCGGTTGTACTTGACTGATGCTATGCGCGAGTTGCGGACTCAGGCGGGACTAACTCAGGCACAGTTAGCCGAAAAGTTGGGAGTGAAGCAAGCGGCAGTGTCTAAGCTGGAGTCGGCACTGAAGGATCATGAGTTGGAGTCGGTGCTGCACTACCTACATACTTTGGGTGCGGATTTATTGGTGGCTGTCAAGCAGGGAGACGAACTCTATCAGGTAAGCGATAACGAAGAGGTGGTGCTGGTAGACTTAGGCGCGGAAGTTGTCCAGCTAGCTGAGGCAGAGGGGATGAGTCTCCGGGAGTATGTGCAGGCGGCGGTTCGGCACTTCTCGCACAAAGGTGTCTCAGTCATCAAGTCTGTGACGGCGTTTCTGGAGAGTGATGACTCGGTGGCTGTACGGGTACGGGAGAGATTGGGAGCGCGATCGCTTTCTGAAATTGCCGCCGAGTTGGAAAAATGCCTGACCATCCCAGAAGAAGATGACCGACTCTGTGCTGTCAAGAATCTCTTAGCTGGTAGCGTTGCTGCTGTCGGCACTAACCGCAATTCAAGCGATGATAATGATGAAATCGAACTCCTAGATTTAGCAGAAAGCTTGCTAGAGAAATTAGCCGATGTTTTGCAATAA
- a CDS encoding CHAT domain-containing tetratricopeptide repeat protein: MRQFSLGIKANNLEIAITGYEVVTTIFTREASPENWAMAQYNLGNAYRERILDKRVSNLELAIQCYDRALQVYTNHAFPEYWARIQSNLGTAYGNRIIGDKASNLELAIECYNQALQVYTREAFPQNWAGTQNNLGTAYGNRIIGDKASNLELAIECYNQALQVYTREAFPQEWGGTQNNLGNAYHSRILGDRKSNLDLAIQCLEAALQVCTREAFPQEWARTQNHLGLAYRDRISGDQWSNLELAIQCLEAALQVYTCEAFPQAWAAIQSNLGVVYCDRILGDKESSLELAIKCYKRALQIYTFEDFPYQWADTQTNLGNAYRDRILGDGVSSLESADSQRTMGELFVRSIIDSASNLKSAVQCYEMALQVYTREGFPRNWAGIQNNLGLYYCKLQNIPEALQVFRLALAIHSPTTDPVECLKTGRNLGNAAFAATLWTEATQGYAAAIDAIEQSRTWTTSESRRQEILAESIGIYENMVQACINNGQLEKAIETVERSRSKRLVDLMASNDLYQGGEIPPEVKALLQQFDGLQQRIDQERFKYNSDNKSGEISKGDRASFQAKTQAIASLEAEKQQIWEQLRRLDPVLAGEIQVIAPDFSAMQKLIDQPTTAILSFYSTSNDTHIFVLRKNQIACHTCTGEGMATLQSWILQNWLKLYVEDGNTWKSQISNFLVELAQRLQINDLISQHLQDITELILVPHLALHQIPFAALPLGEGQYLGDKFLIRYTPSCQVLEFCQQRGEVEGNLTYGTVEDATEDLPVANFEGEQIAKIYNIPESDRLRGRSQATTSNYRQMASRVQVLHSSHHAESCLDNPLNSQLKLADGNITLGQLMTPGWRLPNLSDVFLSCCETGLGVPEITDDILTLSTGFLCAGARSVVSTLWSVDDLATALFSIFYYQHRQQDKSRPESLQQAQIKLRELNKDDIKKISSQTLVAWKETKSKRDQYQPGSSDYVECNRKHQIYGVVIGQLNPHKNSLDEYAFSHHRYWAAFTCQGLR; encoded by the coding sequence ATGCGACAGTTTTCGCTAGGCATAAAGGCGAACAACCTGGAGATTGCGATTACAGGCTATGAGGTCGTTACCACTATCTTTACCCGTGAAGCATCCCCAGAAAATTGGGCTATGGCTCAATATAACCTGGGCAACGCCTACCGTGAGCGCATCTTGGACAAGCGAGTCTCAAATCTAGAGCTAGCGATTCAGTGTTATGACCGAGCGTTGCAAGTCTACACCAATCATGCTTTTCCTGAATACTGGGCAAGAATACAAAGTAATCTGGGTACTGCCTATGGAAACCGCATCATAGGCGACAAAGCATCGAACCTGGAGTTAGCAATTGAATGCTACAACCAAGCACTGCAAGTCTACACTCGTGAAGCATTTCCTCAAAACTGGGCAGGAACTCAAAACAATTTGGGTACTGCCTATGGAAACCGCATCATAGGCGACAAAGCATCGAACCTGGAGTTAGCAATTGAATGCTACAACCAAGCATTGCAAGTCTACACTCGTGAGGCGTTTCCCCAGGAATGGGGAGGAACTCAAAACAATTTGGGCAATGCTTACCACAGTCGCATTTTAGGAGATCGCAAGTCGAATTTGGATTTAGCGATTCAGTGCTTAGAAGCAGCTTTGCAAGTTTGCACTCGTGAGGCGTTTCCCCAGGAATGGGCAAGAACCCAAAACCACCTGGGACTTGCTTATAGAGACCGCATCTCAGGCGACCAATGGTCGAATTTGGAGTTAGCGATTCAGTGCTTAGAAGCAGCATTACAAGTTTATACCTGTGAGGCATTTCCCCAAGCATGGGCAGCAATTCAGAGTAATTTAGGTGTTGTCTACTGCGATCGCATCTTAGGAGATAAAGAATCGAGTCTAGAGTTAGCAATTAAATGCTACAAGCGAGCTTTGCAAATCTATACCTTTGAGGACTTTCCCTACCAATGGGCAGATACTCAAACTAATCTGGGTAATGCCTACCGCGATCGCATATTAGGAGACGGTGTGTCCAGTTTAGAGTCGGCGGACTCTCAGAGAACAATGGGTGAACTATTTGTTCGCTCAATAATAGACTCGGCATCAAATCTGAAGTCAGCTGTTCAGTGCTATGAAATGGCACTACAAGTCTATACCCGTGAAGGCTTTCCGAGGAACTGGGCAGGAATTCAAAACAATCTGGGACTTTACTATTGCAAGCTGCAAAACATTCCAGAGGCATTACAGGTATTTCGATTGGCGTTGGCAATCCACTCTCCTACTACTGACCCAGTAGAGTGCCTCAAAACTGGACGTAACCTGGGCAACGCCGCCTTTGCCGCTACGCTATGGACAGAAGCTACCCAAGGCTATGCTGCTGCTATTGATGCTATAGAACAAAGCCGCACTTGGACAACTTCTGAATCACGCCGTCAAGAGATTCTGGCAGAGTCCATTGGCATCTACGAAAACATGGTGCAAGCCTGCATCAATAATGGTCAACTGGAAAAAGCCATTGAGACTGTTGAGCGATCGCGTTCCAAGCGCCTCGTAGATTTGATGGCTAGTAATGACCTCTACCAAGGCGGCGAAATTCCCCCAGAAGTCAAAGCGTTATTGCAGCAGTTTGATGGCTTGCAACAGCGAATTGACCAAGAACGGTTTAAATACAATTCTGACAATAAGAGCGGAGAAATTAGCAAAGGCGATCGCGCTTCCTTCCAAGCCAAAACACAAGCGATCGCATCTTTAGAAGCTGAGAAACAGCAAATCTGGGAACAACTCAGACGCCTAGACCCCGTACTAGCTGGTGAGATTCAAGTTATAGCTCCTGACTTTTCGGCGATGCAGAAGCTCATCGACCAACCTACTACTGCTATCCTCAGCTTCTATAGCACCAGTAACGATACTCATATATTTGTACTGCGGAAAAACCAGATCGCCTGCCACACTTGTACTGGAGAAGGCATGGCAACACTGCAATCTTGGATTTTGCAGAACTGGTTAAAACTCTACGTCGAAGATGGAAACACTTGGAAGTCCCAAATTAGTAATTTCTTAGTCGAACTGGCTCAACGCTTGCAAATCAATGACCTTATTTCTCAGCACCTACAGGACATTACCGAACTGATTTTAGTGCCTCACTTGGCGCTGCATCAGATTCCCTTTGCTGCTTTGCCCCTTGGAGAAGGTCAATATTTGGGAGATAAGTTTCTCATTCGCTATACCCCCAGTTGCCAAGTTTTGGAATTTTGCCAACAACGGGGCGAAGTAGAAGGAAATCTCACCTACGGCACCGTGGAAGATGCTACCGAAGACCTACCCGTTGCGAATTTTGAGGGTGAACAAATTGCGAAAATTTACAATATTCCTGAAAGCGATCGCTTAAGAGGTCGCAGCCAAGCTACGACAAGCAACTATCGTCAGATGGCTTCACGAGTTCAGGTGCTTCACTCCAGCCATCATGCTGAATCCTGCCTCGATAATCCTCTTAACTCCCAGTTGAAATTGGCTGATGGTAATATCACCTTGGGGCAGTTGATGACTCCAGGCTGGCGGCTGCCTAATCTTTCTGATGTGTTTCTCTCTTGTTGCGAAACTGGTTTGGGCGTGCCGGAAATAACGGATGATATTCTCACCCTTTCCACAGGTTTTTTATGTGCTGGTGCCAGAAGTGTTGTCAGTACACTTTGGTCAGTCGATGACTTAGCCACAGCATTATTTTCCATTTTTTACTATCAGCATCGACAACAAGATAAAAGCCGCCCCGAATCTCTGCAACAAGCTCAAATCAAACTGCGTGAACTGAACAAAGATGATATTAAAAAAATATCGAGTCAGACACTCGTCGCATGGAAAGAAACAAAAAGCAAGCGAGATCAATATCAGCCTGGTTCATCTGACTATGTGGAGTGTAATCGTAAACATCAGATCTACGGTGTAGTCATAGGACAGCTTAACCCACACAAAAATTCTTTAGATGAATATGCCTTCTCACATCATCGCTACTGGGCTGCTTTCACCTGCCAAGGCTTGCGATGA
- a CDS encoding chemotaxis protein CheW → MNSTLINSNPPDFDRLDVSASVPAIKVLVFSIGSLNLGLRIESIYKVLNSTQIFGSELNGVGIAHVGDREVTVLDLQQRLFSSNSTHETLQGAYLIVLQNTESELYGIPVETVPALIDVPLSTIRVLPESFRHANTLGIASHVAVISQPETSLTLFLLDIDTTTKLSWGNFALPPATDEETRQPQ, encoded by the coding sequence ATGAATAGCACTTTAATCAACTCAAACCCCCCAGATTTCGATCGGTTAGATGTTTCCGCGTCTGTACCCGCTATTAAAGTGCTTGTGTTTAGCATTGGTAGCTTAAACTTGGGTTTGCGGATTGAGTCTATCTACAAAGTGCTGAATTCTACCCAAATTTTTGGCAGCGAACTGAATGGAGTCGGTATTGCTCATGTAGGCGATCGCGAAGTGACCGTTTTGGATTTACAGCAGCGGTTATTTTCATCCAACTCAACCCACGAAACCCTTCAGGGAGCCTACCTGATCGTTCTTCAAAATACCGAAAGCGAGTTGTATGGTATCCCGGTTGAAACCGTTCCCGCTTTGATAGATGTTCCCTTATCCACCATCCGAGTCTTACCCGAATCCTTTCGTCACGCTAATACCCTAGGGATAGCCAGTCACGTTGCTGTCATTTCTCAACCAGAAACTTCTCTAACCTTATTTCTGTTAGATATTGATACAACAACGAAACTTTCTTGGGGCAATTTCGCTCTGCCACCTGCTACGGACGAGGAGACACGGCAGCCTCAATAA